In Candidatus Eisenbacteria bacterium, the following are encoded in one genomic region:
- a CDS encoding S-adenosylmethionine decarboxylase, giving the protein MAKHVSPGYHVLLDVAGVPRSTCVDDAGLVKLLVAASERAGCTVINSVRYRFGHGSPDGCTAFVMLDESHVAVHSYADKGLLAVDVFVCGEHARRKSLAIVEEIRRFLPEGRFRESMLDRFVSVEDDVPTHSVLSVGEG; this is encoded by the coding sequence TTGGCGAAACACGTATCTCCGGGTTACCACGTTCTTCTGGACGTGGCTGGAGTCCCCCGATCCACCTGTGTCGATGACGCCGGGCTGGTCAAGCTCCTCGTCGCGGCTTCGGAGAGGGCGGGCTGCACCGTGATCAACTCGGTTCGTTACCGGTTCGGTCACGGTTCCCCCGACGGATGCACCGCATTCGTCATGCTCGACGAGAGCCACGTGGCCGTACACTCCTACGCCGACAAAGGTCTCTTGGCGGTGGACGTGTTCGTCTGCGGAGAGCACGCACGCCGAAAGTCTCTGGCAATCGTCGAGGAGATCCGACGTTTCCTTCCCGAAGGACGTTTCCGGGAGAGCATGCTCGACCGTTTCGTCTCCGTGGAAGACGACGTACCTACGCATTCCGTCCTTTCGGTCGGAGAAGGCTGA
- a CDS encoding ATP-binding protein has translation MANPFRYGGVVGRESFCNRKRELEDLVRAAENGDRVFLYGERRFGKTSLALRMLHNLDAKKYIGAYVDLWPTESEESFAAAMAGSISGGLASSADRLLETAKRFFGGLAPSVSLDPQGAPQLSFGVRGSSIKASGLRDVLAAPEEIARRRKKRVVVVFDEFQRVLEYGGDMVERTLRSVIQEHTHVAYFFLGSRKHMIQRMFLDQSRPLFRSGGHYPLGPISEEHWIPFVRNRFKRSDKGIGAEQIRIICGLTGGHPFYTQHLCHAVWELCEPGGRVDRSLIDKAFDLLLDRESYAYTALWESFAQNQRRFTTGLATEPPGVRPFSADFIGRYRLRSASNAQRAAEGLLERDIIDRENGSFTIIDRFFRAWIRRMGGVE, from the coding sequence ATGGCGAATCCATTTCGATACGGAGGGGTGGTCGGCCGGGAGTCCTTCTGCAACCGCAAGAGGGAGCTGGAGGACCTGGTCCGGGCGGCGGAGAACGGCGACCGCGTCTTTCTGTACGGGGAGCGCCGTTTTGGCAAGACCTCTCTCGCCCTGCGGATGTTGCACAACCTGGACGCGAAAAAATATATCGGCGCCTACGTCGATCTCTGGCCGACGGAGAGCGAGGAATCCTTCGCAGCGGCCATGGCGGGCTCCATCTCCGGCGGTTTGGCTTCCAGCGCGGACCGTCTGCTGGAAACAGCCAAGCGTTTCTTCGGAGGCCTCGCTCCATCCGTGTCCCTCGATCCGCAGGGAGCGCCCCAGCTCTCCTTCGGCGTAAGGGGATCCTCGATCAAGGCGAGCGGACTCCGAGATGTTCTCGCGGCGCCGGAAGAGATCGCGCGGCGCAGGAAAAAGAGGGTGGTCGTCGTCTTCGATGAATTCCAGCGCGTCCTCGAATACGGCGGCGACATGGTCGAGCGTACTCTGCGAAGCGTCATTCAAGAACACACCCATGTCGCCTATTTCTTTCTCGGCAGCCGCAAGCACATGATCCAACGTATGTTTCTCGATCAAAGCCGGCCTCTCTTCCGTTCAGGCGGGCATTACCCTCTCGGCCCGATTTCCGAGGAACATTGGATTCCTTTCGTCAGGAACCGATTCAAGCGATCGGACAAGGGAATAGGCGCCGAGCAAATACGGATCATCTGCGGCCTCACCGGGGGACATCCTTTCTACACGCAGCACCTCTGCCACGCCGTTTGGGAACTCTGCGAACCGGGCGGCCGCGTCGATCGGTCCCTCATCGACAAAGCCTTCGATCTTCTCCTCGATCGAGAGAGCTACGCCTACACGGCCCTTTGGGAATCTTTCGCGCAGAATCAGAGACGCTTCACCACGGGACTCGCAACGGAACCTCCGGGGGTCCGCCCCTTCAGCGCGGATTTCATCGGGCGCTATCGCCTCCGATCGGCCTCCAACGCGCAGCGAGCCGCCGAGGGTCTCTTGGAGAGGGATATCATCGATAGAGAGAACGGCTCATTCACGATCATCGATCGCTTCTTCCGGGCTTGGATACGGCGCATGGGCGGAGTGGAATAA
- a CDS encoding deoxyhypusine synthase family protein, whose product MAREFHDGKKDGLRPLEPLSVRRGGGLPRLLDGMAKTAFGGRELGEAYAVLKAMVDDPDCAVVVTLSGAMTVAKMGLVLCDMIEHGFAQMIVSTGAIMAHGLSEASRGVHYKHDPAIPDEQLFRWGYNRVYDTLEMEANLNEVERFARETFESLEWKGAVSSHGITRALGRRLLDEEMMPSVLGWACRQDVPVYVPAFTDSELGLDTATFALGLSGAAERAGDPDAFFADPPAFNPFLDLYDFARRILKAKRIGIFTIGGGVPRNWAQQVGPFVDIINHRLGTEIPVPRYRYALRICPEPVHWGGLSGCTYSEGVSWGKFFSREEGGMHAEVRSDATIAWPILIRALLEEKGLVEP is encoded by the coding sequence ATGGCGAGGGAGTTTCATGACGGCAAGAAGGACGGCCTCCGGCCGCTCGAGCCGTTGTCGGTCCGCCGCGGGGGCGGATTGCCCCGCCTTCTGGACGGGATGGCGAAGACCGCATTCGGCGGCCGCGAGCTGGGCGAGGCCTACGCCGTTCTGAAGGCGATGGTCGACGACCCGGACTGCGCCGTGGTGGTCACTCTCTCCGGCGCGATGACGGTCGCGAAAATGGGGCTCGTGCTCTGCGACATGATCGAGCACGGCTTCGCCCAGATGATCGTGAGCACCGGCGCGATCATGGCCCACGGCCTCTCCGAAGCCTCTCGGGGAGTGCATTACAAACACGACCCCGCGATCCCCGACGAGCAGCTCTTCCGCTGGGGCTACAACCGGGTTTACGACACCCTCGAGATGGAGGCGAACCTGAACGAGGTGGAGCGCTTCGCCCGGGAGACCTTCGAGTCGCTCGAGTGGAAAGGGGCGGTGTCGAGCCACGGGATCACCCGCGCCCTCGGCCGCCGTCTCCTGGACGAAGAGATGATGCCGAGCGTTCTGGGGTGGGCATGCCGGCAGGACGTCCCGGTTTACGTTCCCGCCTTCACCGATTCCGAACTGGGCCTCGACACGGCCACCTTCGCGCTCGGCCTCTCCGGAGCGGCGGAGCGCGCCGGCGACCCCGACGCCTTCTTCGCCGACCCGCCCGCGTTCAACCCCTTCCTCGACCTCTACGATTTCGCCCGCCGGATCCTGAAGGCGAAAAGGATCGGCATCTTCACCATCGGCGGCGGCGTGCCGCGCAACTGGGCGCAGCAGGTCGGCCCCTTCGTCGACATCATCAACCACCGACTCGGAACGGAGATCCCCGTCCCGCGCTACCGCTACGCCCTCAGGATCTGTCCGGAGCCGGTCCACTGGGGCGGCCTCTCGGGCTGCACCTATTCGGAAGGGGTCTCCTGGGGGAAGTTCTTCTCCCGAGAGGAGGGGGGGATGCACGCCGAGGTGCGATCGGACGCCACCATCGCCTGGCCGATCCTGATACGCGCCCTCCTGGAGGAGAAGGGGCTCGTCGAACCATGA
- a CDS encoding electron transfer flavoprotein-ubiquinone oxidoreductase, whose product MPVEREVLDVDVLFVGAGPASLAGAIHLAHLIRARNEAAAESGGPSIEEPFIAVIEKGKEAHSHGLSGAVLDPRALKQLLPDYLERGCPLEAMVEGDDLFFLTHSGKIRAPFLPPAMRNHGNYVISLGRFNAWLAGIAEEEGVEIFPTFPGAEPILEEGRVAGVRTADKGRDKEGKEKPNFQPGADFRAKVTVFAEGPRGSLAKKLFRERPELVEGRNPQVYGAGVKEVWKVPDGRITPGRVIHTLGFPLNKDTYGGGWIYGMGEGRVSAGLVVGLDYHDPYLDPHDAFQAWKTHPLVRSILEGGEMEGYGAKTMPLGGYWSIPRLSMNGALLAGDSASFLNPIRLKGIHTAMKSGMLAAETILGALLKNDTGAESLAAFDRAIRSSWIREELRRSRNFHQGFDHGLWMGMIHAGLQMATGGRGIKHRMGASPGHTRMKSVRDYYGARPEPPSPPPPDNAYLFDKPTDVYRSGTEHAEDQPAHLKILDPELCVRECMEKYGAPCTRFCPAEVYEAIEEDGVFKGIRINFSNCVHCKTCDIMDPYENIEWTTPEGGGGPAYKNM is encoded by the coding sequence ATGCCGGTGGAGAGGGAAGTCCTGGATGTGGACGTGCTGTTCGTCGGCGCCGGTCCGGCGTCCCTCGCCGGCGCGATCCACCTCGCCCATCTCATCCGCGCCCGGAACGAGGCGGCCGCCGAATCGGGCGGGCCCTCGATCGAGGAGCCCTTCATCGCCGTCATCGAGAAGGGGAAGGAGGCGCACAGCCACGGCCTCTCCGGCGCGGTCCTCGACCCGCGCGCCCTCAAACAGCTCCTCCCCGACTATCTGGAGCGCGGATGTCCCCTCGAAGCGATGGTCGAAGGGGACGACCTCTTCTTCCTCACCCACTCGGGCAAGATCCGCGCCCCCTTCCTCCCGCCGGCGATGCGCAACCACGGCAACTACGTCATCAGCCTCGGCCGCTTCAACGCCTGGCTCGCGGGGATCGCCGAAGAGGAGGGGGTGGAGATCTTCCCCACTTTTCCCGGCGCCGAGCCGATCCTCGAGGAGGGTCGCGTCGCGGGCGTCCGCACCGCCGACAAGGGGCGGGACAAGGAGGGGAAGGAAAAGCCCAACTTCCAGCCCGGAGCGGACTTCCGCGCCAAGGTGACCGTCTTCGCCGAAGGGCCGCGCGGCAGCCTCGCCAAAAAACTCTTCCGCGAGCGCCCCGAACTGGTCGAGGGACGCAACCCGCAGGTTTACGGCGCCGGCGTCAAAGAGGTGTGGAAGGTCCCCGACGGTCGCATCACCCCCGGCCGCGTGATCCACACACTCGGCTTCCCTCTGAACAAGGACACCTACGGCGGCGGCTGGATCTACGGGATGGGGGAGGGGCGCGTGAGCGCCGGCCTCGTCGTCGGCCTCGACTACCACGATCCTTACCTCGATCCCCACGACGCCTTTCAGGCGTGGAAGACCCACCCCCTCGTCCGTTCCATTCTGGAGGGGGGGGAGATGGAAGGGTACGGCGCCAAGACGATGCCGCTCGGCGGCTACTGGTCGATACCGCGCCTCTCCATGAACGGCGCCCTCCTCGCGGGCGACAGCGCGTCGTTCCTCAACCCGATCCGCCTCAAGGGGATCCACACGGCGATGAAATCGGGGATGCTCGCCGCCGAGACGATCCTGGGGGCGCTCCTCAAGAACGACACGGGCGCCGAGTCGCTCGCCGCCTTCGATCGCGCGATCCGGTCGAGCTGGATCCGCGAGGAACTGCGCCGCTCGCGCAACTTCCACCAAGGTTTCGACCACGGCCTCTGGATGGGGATGATTCACGCCGGGCTGCAGATGGCGACCGGCGGGCGGGGGATCAAGCACCGGATGGGCGCGAGCCCCGGCCACACCCGGATGAAGTCGGTGCGCGATTACTACGGCGCGCGCCCCGAGCCGCCATCGCCGCCGCCGCCGGACAACGCGTATCTCTTCGATAAGCCGACCGACGTCTATCGGTCCGGCACCGAGCACGCCGAGGACCAGCCGGCGCATCTCAAGATCCTCGATCCGGAGCTGTGCGTGCGCGAGTGCATGGAGAAGTACGGCGCTCCCTGCACCCGCTTCTGCCCCGCCGAGGTGTACGAGGCGATCGAGGAGGACGGCGTCTTCAAGGGGATCCGGATCAATTTCTCGAACTGTGTTCATTGCAAGACATGCGATATCATGGATCCGTACGAGAACATCGAGTGGACCACGCCCGAAGGGGGCGGGGGGCCTGCCTACAAGAACATGTAG
- the speB gene encoding agmatinase, giving the protein MSFDSAPAADGFLGLPSVPLEKADAVVLPLPLERTVTYGKGTEGGPAAMLDASFQVELYDEETRVDFEEGPPRIHTAPSLAPAAAEGLTDYLERARERVAGFGGRFVLSLGGEHTVTYGAALGAAAGARVGPSDLTIVQIDAHADLINELDGRTWSHGTVMRRLREKGCRILQIGVRSLAREEYDIADSDDGVKTFYAYELEGRWEEALAGVRALRGPVYLTFDVDGFDPSVIPSTGTPQPDGLTWRQGMAIFRALAGAPEARWIGADVVEFIPSPHPPGCDILAAKLAMKILAFRFSGR; this is encoded by the coding sequence ATGAGTTTCGATTCCGCGCCCGCCGCCGACGGTTTTCTCGGACTCCCCTCCGTCCCCCTCGAGAAGGCGGACGCGGTGGTTCTCCCTCTCCCCTTGGAGAGGACCGTCACCTACGGCAAGGGGACCGAAGGGGGCCCCGCGGCGATGCTGGACGCGAGTTTCCAGGTGGAGCTGTACGACGAGGAGACGCGCGTCGATTTCGAGGAGGGGCCTCCGCGGATCCACACCGCCCCCTCTCTCGCGCCGGCGGCGGCAGAGGGGCTCACCGACTATCTGGAGCGCGCGCGCGAGCGCGTCGCCGGCTTCGGCGGGCGGTTCGTTCTTTCGCTGGGCGGCGAACACACGGTCACCTACGGCGCGGCCCTCGGCGCCGCGGCCGGAGCGCGCGTCGGTCCTTCGGACCTCACGATCGTGCAGATCGACGCGCACGCCGACCTGATCAACGAGCTGGACGGCCGGACCTGGTCCCACGGGACGGTGATGCGCCGCCTCCGCGAGAAGGGTTGCCGCATCCTCCAGATCGGCGTGAGGAGCCTCGCCCGGGAGGAGTACGACATCGCCGATTCGGACGACGGCGTGAAGACCTTTTACGCGTATGAGCTGGAAGGCCGCTGGGAGGAGGCGCTCGCTGGCGTCCGCGCCCTGCGCGGGCCGGTTTATCTCACTTTCGACGTGGACGGTTTCGATCCCTCGGTGATCCCGAGCACCGGCACCCCGCAGCCGGACGGCCTCACCTGGCGGCAGGGGATGGCGATCTTCCGCGCCCTCGCCGGAGCGCCCGAGGCGCGCTGGATCGGCGCCGACGTGGTGGAGTTCATTCCCTCCCCCCATCCTCCCGGCTGCGACATCCTCGCCGCCAAGCTCGCGATGAAGATCCTCGCCTTCCGCTTCTCCGGGCGCTGA